Proteins found in one Fusarium keratoplasticum isolate Fu6.1 chromosome 12, whole genome shotgun sequence genomic segment:
- a CDS encoding AMP-binding domain-containing protein: MEPSMPSVSLGSAVPVSFTRGTSSRPSFSTITEAFYHHASSQPTAVAARDLSVEPPAEISYAELAQRSARLARRLQNLGVVPGDRVPLVVKRGVGMLVGIVSILSCGAQYVPLDGSVVADETLQFVLKQTGGRTALALKSTAHRILDAGVNNVVVVDDMDEVEQDATSLEDFKPLSNPDDGCYVIYTSGTTGTPKGVDVTHRNVTNLVCQSPANLGISPGVCVGQVLNVSFDMAAWETLGCLSNGGTLVMRGSDWSKALKQIEVLICTPSILAKYNPSDFPNLKVAATAGEPSSQKLADLWASHLKYFNCYGPTETTIVNTMQPHQAGQPLSIGRPTPGNNVYILDEFLSPVAVGEVGVVWAGGAGVARGYVDLPEKTVERFRLDPFAQDGSNMYNTGDLCQWNHDGTLHILGRVDDQVKVKGFRVELDGVVASLNSCPAVDSASALLIDGEIHAFLTPLGCPLPEVQSHLKSRQPYYAMPTKYHFFETLPMTQNGKIDKTALRLTASSPVKHMSTDEKTSFGLVRAPQPVHLGHARSDSSTSSATQFSTFSDSSDATLIDEHQVDLEKALPEKNYGKHTRGLRYRALIIYRRLFSLVGLFNISAAIALILTGISREWLGNITAINLATAVLVRQEFVINALYTITCSVPKSWPLWIRSRCAKIYHLGGVHSGAAVSAGAWLLASNIADIACMYGSCANWGTQSIESKTISWVLSALFVAMIALAWPSMRKRHHDLFEKTHRFAGWTMLALFWAQTVLITRDSAPAGTSLGQACVRSVPFWLLAVATASVASSWMFLRKVPVQAEVLSNHAIRLHFDYTVPVNGSFTRLSYKPLMEWHSFATIPAPEAVNGRPKGYSLIVSNAGDWTKSTIQTGPSHIWTRGVPTCGVMRIATLFNRVVLIATGSGIGPVLGHIQNPSCATQLIWSTKQPEETFGKALCQTISDRIPNAVIHDTKKSGRPDLVKMGYNLAKSFQAEAVIIIANEKITKKVVYGLETRGVPAYGAIWDS; encoded by the exons ATGGAGCCATCTATGCCCTCAGTCTCTCTCGGCTCGGCCGTACCCGTCTCGTTTACGAGAGGTACCTCGAGCAGGCCTAGCTTTTCAACCATCACCGAAGCCTTCTACCACCATGCCTCCTCACAGCCCACAGCAGTCGCGGCCCGAGACCTGTCGGTCGAACCTCCTGCAGAGATCAGCTATGCAGAGTTGGCTCAACGCAGTGCCAGGTTAGCCCGGCGGCTTCAGAACCTCGGAGTTGTTCCTGGGGATCGGGTGCCGCTTGTTGTAAAACGTGGTGTTGGCATGCTGGTCGGCATCGTCTCCATCCTGTCATGCGGAGCTCAGTACGTTCCTCTAGATGGATCCGTCGTGGCAGACGAGACACTACAGTTTGTATTGAAACAAACGGGTGGTCGCACTGCTTTGGCTTTGAAATCCACTGCTCATCGTATACTCGATGCTGGAGTCAACAAtgtcgttgtcgttgacGACATGGACGAAGTTGAGCAAGACGCCACAAGTCTCGAGGACTTCAAGCCCTTGAGTAACCCGGATGACGGATGTTACGTGATCTACACATCAG GCACTACAGGGACACCCAAAGGGGTAGACGTCACTCACCGCAACGTAACAAACCTCGTATGCCAGTCGCCTGCAAACTTGGGCATCTCTCCTGGCGTGTGTGTAGGTCAAGTTCTTAATGTCAGCTTTGATATGG CTGCTTGGGAAACCCTTGGCTGTCTGTCGAACGGCGGCACGCTTGTCATGCGTGGCTCTGACTGGTCAAAAGCATTGAAACAA ATTGAAGTCTTGATTTGCACTCCCAGTATCTTAGCCAAATACAACCCCTCAGACTTTCCAAACCTCAAGGTGGCAGCCACCGCGGGTGAGCCCTCTAGCCAAAA ACTTGCCGACCTCTGGGCATCTCACCTAAAATACTTCAACTGCTATGGCCCAACTGAGACAACAATTGTCAACACCATGCAACCTCACCAAGCAGGTCAACCTCTATCAATCGGAAGACCCACACCAGGAAACAATGTCTACATCCTCGATGAATTCCTTTCTCCTGTTGCGGTTGGcgaggttggtgttgtctgGGCTGGGGGTGCAGGTGTTGCCCGCGGCTATGTGGATTTGCCTGAGAAGACGGTTGAGAGGTTCAGACTAGACCCATTCGCTCAAGACGG TTCCAACATGTACAACACTGGAGACCTTTGCCAGTGGAACCACGACGGGACCCTCCACATCCTTGGCCGCGTCGACGACCAAGTAAAAGTAAAG GGCTTCCGCGTCGAGCTAGATGGCGTCGTTGCAAGCCTCAACTCCTGTCCCGCAGTGGACTCTGCATccgccctcctcatcgacgGCGAGATACACGCCTTCCTCACACCCCTCGGCTGTCCTCTTCCAGAAGTTCAGAGCCACTTAAAGAGTCGCCAACCTTACTACGCCATGCCGACAAAGTACCACTTCTTTGAGACGCTGCCCATGACGCAGAATGGAAAGATCGACAAAACGGCGCTGAGGTTGACGGCATCGTCTCCCGTCAAGCACATGTCAACAGACGAAAAGACTTCCTTTGGTCTTGTTCGCGCTCCTCAGCCTGTCCATCTGGGTCATGCTCGGTCCGACTCTTCAACGTCAAGTGCCACGCAGTTCAGCACATTCTCCGACTCATCCGATGCCACTCTTATCGATGAGCATCAGGTTGATCTCGAGAAAGCTCTCCCTGAAAAGAACTATGGCAAGCACACACGCGGTCTTCGCTATAGAGCGCTCATCATCTACCGCCGCCTCTTCTCCCTAGTTGGCCTGTTCAACATCTCGGCAGCCATCGCCCTGATCCTCACCGGAATCAGCCGAGAGTGGCTGGGCAACATCACGGCGATCAACCTGGCGACTGCTGTTCTCGTCCGCCAAGAATTCGTCATCAACGCTCTCTACACGATCACCTGCAGCGTGCCCAAGTCTTGGCCCCTCTGGATCAGGTCTCGCTGCGCCAAGATCTATCATCTTGGAGGTGTCCACTCTGGCGCGGCTGTCAGTGCCGGGGCGTGGCTGCTGGCGTCCAACATTGCCGATATTGCCTGTATGTACGGAAGCTGTGCCAACTGGGGTACGCAGTCGATTGAGTCCAAGACCATCTCATGGGTCCTCTCTGCGCTTTTTGTTGCCATGATCGCGCTTGCGTGGCCCTCGATGCGGAAGCGCCACCACGATCTGTTTGAGAAGACGCATCGATTTGCTGGTTGGACCATGCTTGCTCTTTTCTGGGCTCAAACTGTTCTCATTACCCGAGACAGCGCACCAGCTGGTACCTCTTTGGGTCAAGCTTGTGTTCGATCGGTGCCATTCTGGCTCCTGGCTGTAGCTACCGCGAGTGTCGCCTCTTCTTGGATGTTCCTCCGTAAAGTTCCCGTTCAAGCCGAGGTTCTTTCCAACCACGCCATCAGGCTGCACTTTGACTACACGGTTCCCGTCAATGGATCATTCACTCGGTTATCGTACAAGCCTCTGATGGAGTGGCACTCATTCGCCACTATTCCCGCTCCCGAAGCCGTCAACGGCAGGCCGAAGGGCTACTCGCTCATCGTTAGTAACGCTGGCGACTGGACCAAATCGACCATTCAAACCGGCCCCTCCCACATTTGGACCCGAGGCGTTCCAACCTGTGGTGTCATGCGTATCGCGACCCTCTTCAACCGAGTGGTTCTCATCGCAACTGGTTCAGGCATTGGACCCGTGCTTGGACACATCCAAAACCCAAGCTGCGCGACTCAGCTCATCTGGTCTACCAAGCAACCAGAAGAGACATTCGGCAAAGCCCTCTGCCAAACAATCAGCGACCGAATTCCGAACGCAGTCATCCACGACACCAAGAAGTCCGGCCGTCCGGATCTGGTCAAAATGGGCTACAACCTAGCCAAGAGCTTCCAGGCCGAggctgtcatcatcatcgcaAACGAGAAGATTACGAAGAAGGTAGTGTATGGGTTGGAGACAAGAGGCGTTCCTGCTTATGGCGCAATTTGGGATAGTTGA
- a CDS encoding HMA domain-containing protein, translating into MGASCCSNPNGDKSSPASRPEEHNDGHEHSGCCGDDYGHQSDHDDHDDHDGHAHGGCCGDDHDQESHNDDHGHAGCCDDSDCASVMSTASTCCGSEERCDEKCIQNAAALECAKACEGDPSHDKSSDHPHEHDTAGHRTGAACNTHLQAAFDQYSSYLEQLRCICRSVIDRDADTCCKSHKSNPKKKQAGHKHKHKPRPVIPTFKPSGSGVKTSDPEKADGAETVNFLVSGMDCTTCADKLMRVFGSMTGVSQARVNFVMGNGEFNVDTSITDADEVIRFATTASGFTLSKVVGGNYFLDVLVSSTEGKRLVDEPPRGVTDVQPLDKSTVRLSYEPTVIGARDLFASLEGHCQGLAQPRGDPQLENSRRRLWDQLTKTALAAALTIPVAVVSWDEGLVDGKTKGIIGLVLGTLVQIIAIPEFYRPAISALWYSRAVEMDMLVVMSISAAYIYSVIAFSFKMAGKPLDEDEFFETSTMLVTLILVGRLIAAFARVQAVAAVSLRSKQNNTAVLVAKDGDREIDARLLQYGDQFKVLPHSRVPTDGFVVSGQTEVDESMLTGESLPVLKKKGDDLIAGTVNGDGTVVAQLTRLPGKNTVTDIAQLVEEAANSKPKLQDLANKVASWFVPTMAVVAAITLVIWVAVGIEVRGYSGGKTIGNAITYAVATLAVACPCALGLAVPMVLVVAGGIAARGGVIIKSAETTERARKTTDVVFDKTGTITEGELGAVEQVVLGTDQDEIIALAKALVAGGKHPVSAAVEKHLSEQSVKVMTDVSNIRVVPGAGIEADYKGSRLQAGNARWTGADDVPEVVRLQQAGLTTLVITRGSIPLIVFGLKVQIRPEAIRVIANLKARNIAVHLVSGDQTVAVKSVAATVGIPPENAVGERTPPEKRDYVATLMQDKSKYVVFCGDGTNDAVAVAQANVGVQMGGGLTSSDVTQGAADVILMNDLEGIPFLLNVSQASFNRMAFNFIWSGVYNVLAVTMASGAWVKFRIPPAYAGLGEMVSVIPVILAAVSMFLLNLKTKVKDI; encoded by the exons ATGGGTGCATCGTGCTGTTCAAACCCCAATGGGGATAAGTCATCCCCTGCCTCGCGTCCCGAAGAGCACAATGACGGCCACGAGCACTCGGGATGCTGCGGTGATGATTATGGTCACCAGTCTGATCACGATGACCATGACGATCATGATGGCCACGCCCACGGTGGATGCTGTGGTGATGATCACGACCAAGAGTCTCACAACGACGATCATGGCCACGCCGGATGCTGTGACGACTCTGACTGCGCCAGCGTCATGTCTACTGCTTCTACTTGCTGTGGCTCTGAAGAGCGCTGTGACG AAAAATGCATTCAAAATGCAGCAGCACTCGAGTGTGCAAAGGCTTGTGAAGGTGATCCAAGCCACGACA AGTCCTCGGATCATCCTCACGAACACGACACGGCCGGCCACCGAACCGGAGCTGCCTGCAACACCCACCTCCAAGCTGCCTTCGATCAGTACAGCAGCTATCTCGAACAGCTCCGCTGCATCTGCCGTAGCGTAATCGACCGCGACGCCGATACCTGCTGCAAGAGCCACAAGTCCAAcccgaagaagaagcaggccggtcacaagcacaagcacaagccaCGCCCCGTGATCCCGACCTTCAAGCCTTCTGGTAGCGGTGTCAAAACTAGTGACCCGGAAAAGGCGGATGGTGCCGAGACTGTCAACTTCTTGGTCAGTGGCATGGATTGCACTACTTGTGCTGACAAGTTGATGCGCGTGTTTGGGTCTATGACTGGTGTCTCTCAAGCTCGAGTCAACTTTGTCATGGGGAATGGAGAGTTCAATGTTGATACTTCCATCACGGATGCGGATGAAGTTATTCGCTTTGCTACAACAGCCAGTGGTTTCACTCTAAGCAAGGTGGTTGGCGGCAACTATTTCCTCGATGTCTTGGTCTCATCCACAGAGGGGAAGAGGTTGGTTGATGAGCCACCTCGAGGCGTGACCGACGTCCAACCTCTCGACAAGTCAACCGTTCGTCTCTCCTACGAGCCAACTGTAATTGGTGCCCGCGATCTCTTCGCCTCACTTGAGGGCCACTGCCAAGGGCTTGCCCAACCTCGCGGCGACCCCCAACTTGAAAACAGCCGTCGTCGACTTTGGGATCAGCTCACAAAGACTGCCCTAGCAGCTGCCCTCACCATTCCCGTTGCAGTTGTCTCTTGGGACGAAGGTCTAGTTGACGGCAAGACCAAGGGAATCATCGGTCTTGTTCTCGGAACCCTAGTCCAGATCATCGCTATCCCCGAGTTCTACCGCCCTGCTATCAGTGCCCTTTGGTACAGCCGCGCtgtcgagatggacatgcTGGTCGTCATGAGCATCAGTGCAGCATACATCTACTCTGTCATTGCTTTCAGCTTCAAGATGGCTGGCAAGCCATTGGATGAAGATGAGTTCTTCGAGACGAGCACCATGCTTGTCACCTTGATCCTCGTCGGACGCCTCATCGCCGCCTTTGCAAGAGTCCAAGCCGTCGCTGCCGTCTCGTTGAGATCCAAGCAGAACAACACCGCTGTTCTGGTCGCTAAAGATGGTGATCGCGAGATTGATGCTCGCCTGCTTCAGTACGGTGACCAGTTCAAGGTTCTTCCGCATTCTCGTGTTCCTACCGATGGATTTGTCGTTTCTGGACAGACCGAAGTCGACGAATCTATGCTCACTGGAGAGTCCCTGCCTgtcctcaagaagaagggtgaCGACTTGATCGCAGGCACCGTTAATGGAGATGGTACTGTCGTCGCTCAGCTCACTCGGCTGCCTGGAAAGAACACGGTCACCGACATTGCTCAgctggttgaagaagctgccaactccaagcccaagcttCAAGacctcgccaacaaggtcGCCAGCTGGTTCGTCCCAACCATGGCAGTCGTCGCTGCCATCACGCTTGTCATTTGGGTCGCTGTCGGCATCGAGGTCCGTGGCTACAGCGGAGGAAAGACCATCGGAAACGCCATCACGTATGCCGTCGCCACTCTCGCTGTCGCATGCCCCTGTGCCCTTGGTCTCGCAGTTCCCATGGTCCTCGTTGTCGCTGGTGGTATTGCGGCCCGGGGcggcgtcatcatcaagTCTGCCGAGACAACTGAGCGTGCTCGAAAGACCACCGATGTGGTTTTCGACAAGACCGGCACCATTACCGAGGGCGAGCTTGGTGCTGTTGAGCAAGTGGTCCTTGGAACAGATCAAGATGAGATTATTGCTTTGGCAAAGGCGCTCGTCGCAGGAGGCAAGCACCCTGTCTCGGCTGCAGTCGAGAAGCATTTGAGTGAGCAGAGCGTCAAGGTCATGACTGATGTGTCCAATATTCGGGTTGTTCCGGGCGCCGGTATCGAAGCCGACTACAAAGGATCCAGACTGCAAGCTGGAAATGCTCGATGGACTGGTGCCGACGATGTGCCAGAGGTTGTTCGTCTTCAGCAAGCTGGTCTCACCACCCTGGTGATCACCCGAGGCTCCATCCCTCTCATCGTCTTTGGTCTCAAGGTCCAAATCCGCCCCGAAGCCATCCGCGTCATTGCCAATCTCAAAGCCCGCAACATTGCCGTTCACCTCGTGTCCGGCGATCAGACTGTGGCCGTCAAGTCAGTCGCAGCCACAGTTGGAATCCCCCCGGAGAACGCCGTCGGTGAGCGCACCCCGCCCGAGAAGCGTGACTATGTCGCCACTCTCATGCAAGACAAGTCCAAGTATGTCGTCTTCTGTGGTGATGGAACCAACGATGCTGTAGCTGTTGCTCAAGCGAACGTTGGTGTTCAGATGGGTGGTGGGTTGACCAGCAGCGACGTCACCCAGGGCGCTGCGGATGTGATTCTTATGAATGACCTTGAAGGGATTCCTTTCCTGCTCAACGTCAGTCAGGCGTCGTTCAACAGGATGGCTTTCAACTTCATCTGGTCTGGTGTGTACAACGTTCTCGCCGTTACCATGGCCAGTGGCGCTTGGGTCAAGTTCCGCATCCCGCCCGCGTATGCTGGTCTTGGTGAGATGGTTAGTGTCATTCCTGTGATTCTGGCTGCGGTATCCATGTTTTTGTTgaacctcaagaccaaggtcaaggacattTGA
- a CDS encoding MFS domain-containing protein produces MAPSSQPDQNPDFWAPGTVIIADRDELINGAILHPTPTDDPNDPLNWSALRKAVNFALVSLYVLLTFVQLDIGFTAWEQMQGELRFSVDQLNGSAAVNYAGLAVGCILFIPFAYKYGRRPVYLFSALLQFVGCIWFATTKNIGDSYGSNLISGLGGAISETIAQMTIADLFFVHDHASMNGWYLFSTFTGAYLGPVASGYIVESQGWRWMWWWCVILFGINLVLILLFFEETKFTRVLTGSHEVASDQGERNESTETSRDKQAQLQQVSSAVQLESPPRKKSYRERLAWVTKTDGSMLHDFYQPVVVLFTFPAVAYTAATFGTLLAWFAILVSTQSTYLFLPPYNFTAVGVGLMNLAPFVGALPGVFFGGYLNDKSIVWLAKRNNGIYEPEMRLWIALPMAIITPAGILTFGLGLNSGASWPVLAVGLGMFAFGLTVASDVALSYSMDCYHDIVGTALVGVVFVRNVLAVVVLFALTPWTKAMGLQGLHIFISVVCFVVLLLPAVLLVWGKKGRVATRNAYMKMSQQQPTGRDFS; encoded by the exons ATGGCGCCCTCGAGTCAACCCGACCAAAACCCTGATTTTTGGGCTCCGGGAACGGTAATCATAGCTGATC GcgacgagctcatcaacggcGCGATCTTGCATCCAACTCCGACAGACGACCCGAATGACCCCTTGAACTGGAGTGCACTGCGAAAAGCCGTCAACTTCGCCCTCGTGTCTCTATATGTCCTGCTCACCTTTGTTCAGCTCGACATTGGATTCACGGCCTGGGAGCAAATGCAAGGGGAACTAAGATTCTCAGTTGATCAGCTCAATGGATCTGCCGCTGTCAACTATGCCGGTTTGGCTGTGGGCTGCATTCTCTTTATTCCTTTCGCCTACAAGTATGGCCGCCGACCAGTCTACCTGTTCAGCGCACTGCTGCAGTTTGTCGGCTGCATCTGGTTTGCGACGACAAAGAATATAGGGGATTCATACGGAAGCAACCTGATTTCCGGGCTCGGAGGAGCCATAAGCGAAACCATCGCGCAGATGACCATCGCTGACCTTTTCTTCGTTCACGACCACGCATCCATGAACGGATGGTACCTCTTCTCCACCTTCACCGGCGCCTACCTTGGACCAGTGGCCTCAGGATACATCGTCGAGAGtcaaggatggcgatggatgtggtggtggtgtgtTATACTCTTCGGGATCAACCTTGTATTGATTCTCCTGTTTTTCGAGGAAACCAAGTTTACCCGTGTTCTGACAGGCTCACACGAGGTTGCATCTGACCAAGGCGAGAGAAACGAGTCGACGGAGACCTCTCGAGATAAGCAGGCCCAGCTACAGCAGGTTAGCTCTGCTGTTCAGCTTGAGTCTCCACCCCGCAAAAAGTCATACCGCGAGCGCCTTGCATGGGTCACCAAAACTGATGGCTCCATGCTACACGACTTCTACCAGCCCGTGGTGGTCTTGTTCACCTTCCCTGCGGTTGCTTACACGGCTGCCACATTTGGTACCCTTTTGGCATGGTTTGCCATTCTGGTCTCTACGCAGTCAACCTACCTATTTCTTCCACCGTACAACTTCACTGCGGTCGGTGTAGGGTTGATGAACCTCGCCCCGTTCGTCGGCGCGCTCCCCGGAGTCTTCTTTGGCGGATACCTGAACGACAAGTCTATTGTGTGGCTGGCCAAGAGGAACAACGGCATCTACGAACCTGAGATGCGTCTCTGGATTGCTCTTCCGATGGCCATCATTACCCCGGCCGGCATTCTTACATTCGGTCTGGGGCTGAACAGC GGAGCTTCATGGCCTGTCCTTGCCGTCGGCCTCGGCATGTTTGCATTTGGTCTCACCGTTGCCAGCGACGTTGCACTCTCCTACTCAATGGACTGCTATCACGAT ATTGTCGGAACTGCGTTGGTGGGTGTCGTCTTTGTTCGCAACGTCCTCGCCGTGGTGGTTTTGTTTGCCCTCACCCCATGGACCAAAGCCATGGGCCTTCAGGGGCTGCACATCTTCATCTCTGTCGTCTGCTTTGTGgtgctcctcctccctgcGGTATTGCTTGTTTGGGGTAAGAAGGGAAGAGTGGCGACCAGGAACGCTTATATGAAGATGTCACAACAGCAGCCGACGGGACGCGACTTTTCTTAG
- a CDS encoding N-acetyltransferase domain-containing protein, which produces MVVINSPQPSEAQRLGEIYVSSMADNPVVVVQFPTPERRQELQAYFTISIEHSIQKRPDTTLVARHDDGRILSFINWDVIDPHTAHQEAEESTIQPKTDPSAGESISFDSEALSWQSNYLAIAEDARAKTMGQRPYIHLVYVSTDPNHQGHGAASRLLSRLMEVAVSKRLPIWLESTTNAVSFYEKKGWKRVCKICTPAPGNPQEFDGGVYEEQGMLWEAPSA; this is translated from the exons ATGGTCGTCATCAACTCCCCCCAGCCATCCGAAGCTCAACGCCTCGGTGAGATTTACGTCTCATCAATGGCCGACAACCCCGTTGTTGTTGTCCAATTTCCCACACCCGAACGCCGACAAGAATTGCAAGCCTACTTTACAATCTCTATCGAACATTCTATACAAAAAAGGCCCGACACGACATTGGTTGCCAGGCACGACGATGGACGGATTCTGAGCTTCATCAATTGGGATGTGATTGACCCTCACACCGCCcatcaagaggctgaagaatCGACCATTCAACCAAAAACTGATCCTTCAGCCGGCGAGAGCATTTCTTTTGACAGCGAGGCTCTTAGCTGGCAATCGAATTATCTTGCTATCGCGGAAGATGCACGGGCCAAAACCATGGGTCAACGACCGTACATCC ATCTGGTCTACGTTTCCACGGATCCCAatcaccaaggccatggcgCTGCTAGTAGACTTCTGAGTCGTCTAATGGAGGTGGCCGTATCCAAGAGGCTACCCATTTGGCTTGAGAGCACAACGAATGCAGTGTCATTTTATGAGAAGAAAGGTTGGAAAAGGGTATGCAAGATTTGTACACCGGCGCCTGGGAATCCCCAGGAATTCGATGGAGGTGTGTATGAAGAACAAGGTATGCTATGGGAGGCTCCTTCGGCTTGA
- a CDS encoding DAO domain-containing protein — translation MAQQCKLLSTILYAASNEILVAFAQQVRDRISLPAGLPSENSTSSAWQYPPADVAKAQSSTLPPVTDVAIIGSGITGTSVAHTMLNHPSAAGLRITILEARDACSGATGRNGGHLVSDTCGRFEDLVNGLGTEEATRILRFSEANITELKALVSQLEQEERDFIQLREVNATDVVMDKKSLEEAKRSLELLQATIPDTILKYGMTEDQDIIKNEYMYRDGIACFTQEGACALWPYRLITILQKRLLDLHRGRFSLETNTAVTSVSYQDKSLDEPGYVLQTTRGPIKAKTVIHCTNGYASHLLPGLTGKLYPLRGTMSVQDPGAAFPRVGDRYSWTQMHESRYDPETKRITTGLYYAQQNALTGDIYIGGESQEVENLLTSDDSTVATSAKDNISSIIPKIYSGADGARAKMVWSGIMGFTTDWLPMVGNLGQAGMGQASKEWIAAGFNGHGMDKCWLTGQAVARMALGEDVPSWFPKSYLLTSERLKSCTLDASVALFQETFVDPSAKI, via the exons ATGGCTCAACAGTGTAAGCTTCTGAGTACCATTCTATATGCCGCCTCTAATGAGATTCTCGTAGCCTTCGCCCAGCAGGTCAGGGACCGCATCAGCCTTCCTGCTGGTCTACCTTCAGAGAACTCCACCTCGTCTGCATGGCAATATCCTCCTGCCGACGTTGCAAAAGCTCAATCGTCCACTCTTCCTCCAGTCACTGATGTTGCCATCATCGGGTCGGGTATCACTGGCACGAGTGTCGCCCATACGATGTTGAACCACCCCTCTGCTGCCGGGCTACGCATAACTATCTTGGAAGCCCGCGATGCCTGCAGCGGCGCTACGGGCCGCAATGGCGGCCACCTTGTTTCCGATACCTGTGGGCGATTTGAGGATCTCGTCAATGGCTTGGGTACCGAGGAAGCTACAAGGATTTTGCGCTTCAGCGAGGCTAATATCACGGAGCTCAAGGCATTGGTGAGCCAGCTTGAACAAGAGGAACGTGACTTTATACAGCTCCGAGAAGTCAATGCCACGGATGTTGTGATGGATAAGAAATCCCTGGAGGAGGCCAAACGTTCCTTGGAGTTACTGCAAGCTACGATACCCGATACCATCCTCAAATATGGCATGACAGAGGATCAAGACATCATCAAG AACGAATACATGTATCGTGATGGCATTGCCTGCTTTACTCAGGAAGGCGCATGCGCCCTCTGGCCTTATCGACTTATCACCATCCTTCAGAAGCGTCTACTGGACTTGCATCGTGGTAGATTCTCCCTCGAGACGAATACGGCCGTCACTTCAGTTTCCTATCAAGACAAGTCACTGGATGAACCTGGATACGTACTGCAGACAACACGAGGACCCATCAAGGCCAAAACAGTTATCCACTGTACGAATGGCTATGCATCTCATCTGCTACCAGGCCTGACTGGCAAGCTTTACCCATTGAGGGGTACAATGTCGGTGCAAGATCCTGGGGCTGCTTTCCCTCGAGTCGGCGACCGATACTCGTGGACACAGATGCACGAAAGCCGCTATGATCCTGAGACAAAGCGCATCACGACAGGACTATACTATGCTCAGCAAAATGCTTTGACAGGGGATATCTACATAGGAGGAGAGAGTCAAGAAGTCGAGAACTTGTTGACAAGTGATGACTCTACGGTTGCGACATCTGCCAAGGATAACATCTCATCTATCATCCCGAAGATCTATTCAGGCGCTGATGGCGCTCGCGCGAAgatggtctggtctggaATCATGGGCTTCACAACGGACTGGTTACCCATGGTTGGGAATCTTGGGCAAGCTGGTATGGGGCAGGCCTCCAAGGAGTGGATAGCAGCTGGGTTCAACGGCCACGGTATGGATAAGTGTTGGCTGACTGGCCAAGCTGTGGCTAGAATGGCCTTGGGTGAGGATGTGCCTTCATGGTTCCCCAAGTCTTACCTCCTCACTTCGGAGAGGCTTAAGTCTTGCACTTTAGACGCTTCGGTGGCCTTGTTCCAGGAGACCTTTGTCGACCCCTCTGCCAAGATTTGA
- a CDS encoding GST N-terminal domain-containing protein, producing MSTIFLHNFATSPFGEKARLILGLKSLQWKSVDAELVMPKPNLTALTGGYRKTPVMQIGADIYCDSRLIADELEERYPYLTIYPGGSRGLCVALSEWSDRPLHISSSGLAIGVNKRDFPANLMADRKKFFEGLIDIEKIEAEIPHLKSQLRAHAGLIEEQLADGRRFWLGEEPSLTDFHAYVEIWTVREFVPSATEILRGFHKMEEWENRVKQIGHGEMSIATVEEAHEAARVSTGLPRRGVEADNFLGLSKGDLVAVVPDDYGKEPVVGRLVTLSLCEVAVEREDSLVGNVIVHFPRIGYRIIKR from the coding sequence ATGTCGACTATTTTCCTACACAACTTCGCGACATCGCCATTTGGTGAAAAAGCTCGGCTCATCTTAGGGCTAAAATCACTACAATGGAAATCCGTGGATGCCGAACTGGTCATGCCCAAGCCGAACCTCACTGCGCTAACTGGAGGATACCGCAAAACACCGGTTATGCAAATCGGAGCAGATATCTACTGCGATTCCAGATTAATTGCGGATGAACTGGAAGAACGGTACCCTTACCTGACTATATATCCAGGCGGCAGCCGAGGCTTGTGCGTCGCCTTGTCAGAGTGGTCTGACAGGCCTCTGCACATCTCGAGTTCTGGGCTTGCCATCGGAGTCAATAAACGAGACTTTCCTGCGAATCTAATGGCCGATCGAAAAAAGTTCTTTGAAGGACTTATAGATATCGAAAAAATTGAAGCCGAAATACCGCATTTGAAGAGTCAACTACGAGCACACGCCGGATTGATCGAAGAGCAACTCGCGGATGGGCGCCGCTTTTGGCTGGGTGAAGAGCCAAGCCTCACCGACTTCCACGCCTATGTTGAGATTTGGACGGTTCGAGAATTTGTACCATCTGCGACCGAAATATTACGTGGATTCCACAAGATGGAAGAATGGGAGAACAGAGTCAAGCAAATCGGCCATGGCGAAATGAGTATTGCTACAGTGGAGGAAGCCCATGAAGCTGCGCGAGTGAGCACAGGGTTGCCAAGACGCGGAGTCGAGGCTGACAATTTCCTTGGGCTCTCAAAGGGCGACTTGGTGGCTGTGGTCCCCGATGACTATGGTAAAGAGCCTGTGGTTGGACGTCTGGTGACTCTGTCACTTTGTGAGGTTGCggtggagagggaggacAGCCTGGTTGGCAACGTCATTGTTCATTTCCCGAGGATCGGATATCGTATTATCAAACGCTAG